The nucleotide window AACAAGAAATAAATAAAATAAAATCTATATTAGATGCTCAAGACAATATTATAATTGTTACAAATAAAGATGAAATAACAAATGTAAATAAAAAATTTTTAGATTTTTTTGAAATTATGAATTTTAATGAATTTATATCTACTAAAAAAAATATTTTTGATTTTTTCCAAGAAGAGTTTGGATTTATCACAAAAGAGAAAATAAATAGACAAATTTCTTGGGTAAAATATATAAAAGATTTACATGAAATAGATAGAATTGTTAAAATAAAAAATTCATTAAATGAAGAAAAAATTTTTGCTATAAATGTTGATTATTATGAAAACAAAGAAGATTATTATGTTTTTTCTTTAACTGATATTACAAAATTAAAAGAAAAATCAAACTTACTTGAATATCAAGCAAGTCATGATAAATTGACAGGTTTATTTAATAGAAATAGATTTGATGAAATTTATTCTAAAGAGATAAAAAGAGCAAAAAGATATAACAATGATTTATCAATAATACTTTTTGATATTGATAATTTTAAAAATGTAAATGATACTTATGGACATCAAATTGGTGATGAAGTATTAAAAGAAATTGCAAAATTACTTTTAAATAATGTTAGAGATCTTGATATTTGTGTAAGATGGGGAGGAGAAGAATTTTTGATTTTACTTCCTCAAACAAATTTAGATGGAGCAAAAACTGTCGCAGAAAAAATTCGAACAGCTATTATCAAAAATTCTTTAACAGATAAAAATCTTCAAATAACTGCAAGTTTTGGTGTACTTCAAATGATTGACTCTGATGATGAAAATTCATTAATATCAAAGGTAGATAAACTTCTTTATTTGGCAAAAAATAGTGGTAAAAATATAGTAGTAACTTAAATATTACTACTATTTAAAAGTTAAAATCTTCACCTAAATAATGTTCTCTAACCTTTTCATCATTTTTAATTTCTTCACTTGTTCCGCTAGAAAGAAGTCTTCCTGCTTTCATAACATAAGCTCTATCACATATCTGTAAAGTTTCTCTTACGTTATGGTCTGTTATCAAAACTCCAATATTTATTTTTGTTAATTGATGAATTATCTCTTGTATATCTTTAACTGCAATTGGATCAACTCCAGCAAATGGTTCATCTAAAAGTAAAAATTTAGGATGAGAAACTAAAGCTCTTGCTATTTCCGTTCTTCTTCTCTCACCTCCTGATAAAGAAACACCTTTTCTTTGTCTAATTGGCTCGATATTAAATAACTCAAGTAATTCTTCAACTCTTTTTTGTTGTTCATCTTTATCTTTACTAATAATTTCAGCTGCAAGCATCAAATTATCTTCAACTGACAAATCTTTAAAAATTGAAGACTCTTGTGGTAAATAACCTATTCCTTTTATTGCTCTTTTATGTAAAGGTAAAGCTGTTATATCTTTATCATCAAAATAAACATTTCCACTCGTTGGTTTTACTAATCCACAAACTGTATAAAAAGTTGTTGTTTTTCCTGCACCATTTGGACCTAATAATCCAACTATTTCTCCTGAATTTACTTCAAGAGAAATACCATGTAAAATTTGCGTTTTTTTAATAGTTTTTGTTATGTCTTTTATCTCTAATTTATGCATTTATTTTATACAGCCTTTTATTTTCTTTTTTTTCAATATTTATTAAAATAACTTTATATCCATAATCTTTTAATATTTCTTCAAGTTTTTCATCACCCCATTCTATAAAGTGAATACCCTCTTTTTCAAACTCCTCAAGCATTCCAAGAGAAATGAACTCACCTAAAGTTTTATTGTAAACATCATAATGAAAAATATTATCTGAATAAATAGCTTGCAATGAAAAAGTAGGAGAAGTCACTAAATCATTTAATCCTAATGCTTTAACATAATTTTTTACAAGTGTTGTTTTCCCACTTGCTAAATCTCCCCTTAATATAACAATAGTATCTTTATTTCCAATGATGTTTTTTAATTCATCAACTAAAATATTTAAATCTGTTAACTCTAATTCAAACTCTTTTTTCAAAATAATCCTAACTTAACTTTTTAGATACTTCAATAATTTGTTCTAATTTTTTTTGTGCTGCACCACTAATAATAGCCTCTTTTGCCATATCAATACCATCTTTAAAATCTCTAGCTTTTTCATCAACAATAAGTGCAGCAGCAGTATTTAGTAAAACAATATCAAGTTTTGCTCCAACAATTTTTTTAGATAAAATATCTCTTGTTAATCTTGCATTAAATTCTGGTCCTTCTCCTATAATATCTTCTTTTGAAGCCATTGGAATACCATAATTTTCTGGATTAATCTCGATATCAGTAATTTTTCCATTTATTAAAAGTGTTGCATAAGTTATATCAGATACAGAAATTTCATCCATTCCATCATTTGATGATAAGATCATTGCCCTTTTACTATCAAGCATATCAAGAGCAGCTGCTATTCTATTTATATAATCTTTATCAAATACCCCTATTACTTGTTTTGTAACTCCTGCTGGATTACATAAAGGTCCTAAAATATTCATAATTGTTCTATGTGGAATTGTTTTTCTTACAGGAGTAATATATTTCATACAAGGATGATGATTATTTGCAAACATAAAAGCAAAACCCGTTTCTTCAAGCATTTTTGCAGTGTTTTCTAGACTTAAATTTAAATTTATTCCTAAAGCTTCAAGCATATCTGCACTTCCACTTTTACTTGTAACACTTCTATTTCCATGTTTTGCTACATAAGAACCACAAGCTGCAAGTAAAATAGATACTGTACTTGAGATATTAAAACTATAACTTTTATCTCCACCTGTTCCAACTACATCAATAGCTTTTTCTTTTAAATCTTCATAAATTGGAAGAGGAATAAGATGATCTCTCATAGCACTAGCAGCTCCTGCTATTTCTGCAGCTGTTTCACCTCTTTCATAAAGTTCTAATAAATACTCTCTAACTTCTTCTTGTGATAATCTATTTTCAAAAATATCATCAAATTTTAATTTTGCTGCATTAAACATTTAGTTTATCCTTTGTACATATTCTTCAATTTTTGATTTTGGAGTTGATTTAGTAGTTGGGATTTGCAATACTTTAAACTTTTCACTTTTTTCAAGATATTTTATTTCTATAATATCTCCAACTTTTACCTCTTTTGCTTTTTTTACAGCTTGGTCATTTATAAAAACAACTTTATGCTCAAGCATATCTTCAGCAACTGCTCTTCGTTTAGTAATATTAACGGCATTTAAAAATTTATCTATTCTCATAACATAGATTATAACTAAAATAAGCTAAATAATATTTAGAATCATTTAAAAGAAATTTCATACTTTAATATCAAATCTTTCATTTAATATATTACATATAGATTACAATACTATTTATTCTATTTTA belongs to Arcobacter defluvii and includes:
- a CDS encoding GGDEF domain-containing response regulator gives rise to the protein MNKEVLKDISVLYVEDENDVREFTSKLLSSLLKKVYTAKNGLEGLELFKENQNNIDLIISDINMPKMNGLDMCEQIRKINSEMPLVITSAHNDTNFLKKAIEVGVNTYAMKPIDLYQLIESIIKAMEPILLKRKLIELNLSLESKIEQEINKIKSILDAQDNIIIVTNKDEITNVNKKFLDFFEIMNFNEFISTKKNIFDFFQEEFGFITKEKINRQISWVKYIKDLHEIDRIVKIKNSLNEEKIFAINVDYYENKEDYYVFSLTDITKLKEKSNLLEYQASHDKLTGLFNRNRFDEIYSKEIKRAKRYNNDLSIILFDIDNFKNVNDTYGHQIGDEVLKEIAKLLLNNVRDLDICVRWGGEEFLILLPQTNLDGAKTVAEKIRTAIIKNSLTDKNLQITASFGVLQMIDSDDENSLISKVDKLLYLAKNSGKNIVVT
- the lptB gene encoding LPS export ABC transporter ATP-binding protein; its protein translation is MHKLEIKDITKTIKKTQILHGISLEVNSGEIVGLLGPNGAGKTTTFYTVCGLVKPTSGNVYFDDKDITALPLHKRAIKGIGYLPQESSIFKDLSVEDNLMLAAEIISKDKDEQQKRVEELLELFNIEPIRQRKGVSLSGGERRRTEIARALVSHPKFLLLDEPFAGVDPIAVKDIQEIIHQLTKINIGVLITDHNVRETLQICDRAYVMKAGRLLSSGTSEEIKNDEKVREHYLGEDFNF
- the tsaE gene encoding tRNA (adenosine(37)-N6)-threonylcarbamoyltransferase complex ATPase subunit type 1 TsaE, whose protein sequence is MKKEFELELTDLNILVDELKNIIGNKDTIVILRGDLASGKTTLVKNYVKALGLNDLVTSPTFSLQAIYSDNIFHYDVYNKTLGEFISLGMLEEFEKEGIHFIEWGDEKLEEILKDYGYKVILINIEKKENKRLYKINA
- the trpD gene encoding anthranilate phosphoribosyltransferase produces the protein MFNAAKLKFDDIFENRLSQEEVREYLLELYERGETAAEIAGAASAMRDHLIPLPIYEDLKEKAIDVVGTGGDKSYSFNISSTVSILLAACGSYVAKHGNRSVTSKSGSADMLEALGINLNLSLENTAKMLEETGFAFMFANNHHPCMKYITPVRKTIPHRTIMNILGPLCNPAGVTKQVIGVFDKDYINRIAAALDMLDSKRAMILSSNDGMDEISVSDITYATLLINGKITDIEINPENYGIPMASKEDIIGEGPEFNARLTRDILSKKIVGAKLDIVLLNTAAALIVDEKARDFKDGIDMAKEAIISGAAQKKLEQIIEVSKKLS
- a CDS encoding S4 domain-containing protein, with the protein product MRIDKFLNAVNITKRRAVAEDMLEHKVVFINDQAVKKAKEVKVGDIIEIKYLEKSEKFKVLQIPTTKSTPKSKIEEYVQRIN